From bacterium, a single genomic window includes:
- a CDS encoding N-6 DNA methylase: MQIRSSNQLIRSARRGEPVRYGCTSNGEQRRRRPCPTRGDLDGGGYRRVAVVLPQGALFRNGAKRVIRQRLLERDRIESVTGVAPNIFYGIGRAPVIAITRRAKAADRKGHSWQLTHLACTARGAHRTLWTPNLNKSRGT; the protein is encoded by the coding sequence GTGCAAATCCGATCGTCAAATCAGCTCATCCGATCGGCTCGTCGAGGGGAACCGGTTAGATACGGCTGTACTTCGAACGGAGAGCAGCGGCGACGACGCCCGTGTCCAACACGTGGTGACCTCGATGGCGGTGGGTACAGGCGCGTTGCGGTCGTCCTCCCACAGGGGGCGCTCTTCCGCAATGGAGCCAAGCGCGTTATCCGCCAACGACTCCTGGAACGAGACCGTATCGAGAGCGTGACCGGCGTAGCGCCGAACATCTTCTACGGAATCGGCCGCGCACCCGTGATCGCGATTACGCGACGCGCGAAGGCCGCTGACCGGAAGGGTCATTCCTGGCAGTTGACGCATCTAGCCTGTACCGCAAGGGGCGCGCACAGAACCTTGTGGACCCCGAATCTGAATAAATCCCGAGGTACCTGA